A genomic window from Euzebya sp. includes:
- a CDS encoding S16 family serine protease → LAGGRVITGTGTVDADGRVGTVGSVADKVLGAEAAGADVVLVPEAHADEARRAATTIEVIAVGSVADAVEALAAPASSG, encoded by the coding sequence CTCGCCGGCGGTCGGGTGATCACCGGCACCGGCACCGTGGACGCCGACGGTCGCGTCGGGACCGTCGGCAGCGTCGCGGACAAGGTGCTCGGCGCCGAGGCCGCCGGCGCCGACGTGGTGCTGGTGCCCGAGGCGCACGCGGACGAGGCGCGGCGGGCCGCCACGACCATCGAGGTGATCGCCGTCGGGTCGGTCGCCGACGCGGTGGAGGCGCTCGCCGCACCGGCGTCGTCGGGGTGA